One part of the Eucalyptus grandis isolate ANBG69807.140 chromosome 10, ASM1654582v1, whole genome shotgun sequence genome encodes these proteins:
- the LOC120289232 gene encoding desmethylxanthohumol 6'-O-methyltransferase-like: MEGAKEGDAAAMLRGQAEIWRYMLSFADSMVLNCAVELRIADIIHSHGGRPVTLAQIARSIEGSPSPDLPYLSRVMRLLVRRNIFSVHHPSDSGDPLYGLTDSSRWLVRDSELNLVPMVIMENHPLQLAPWHCLGQCVREGGIAFQKAHGVKMWEFAGDNPEFNKMFNEAMACTAKIIMKAVLEAYGDGFSLVGSVVDVGGGTGGVIAEIVRAYPHIRGINFDLLHVVATAPAHDGVEHVGGSMFEAIPKADAVFLKWVLHDWGDEDCVKILKNCRKAIASSDQKPGKLIMVDLVLLDREGSGGLFEDVGVTFDLLMMAHQSGGKERTESEWKLLLEQGGFPRHNIIKIQALPSIIEAFPQ, translated from the exons ATGGAAGGAGCGAAGGAAGGAGATGCAGCTGCAATGCTACGAGGCCAAGCCGAGATATGGCGTTACATGCTCAGCTTCGCGGACTCAATGGTCCTCAACTGCGCAGTCGAGCTCCGCATAGCCGACATCATCCATTCCCACGGCGGCCGCCCGGTCACCTTGGCCCAGATAGCCCGGTCGATCGAGGGCTCCCCTTCCCCCGACCTCCCCTACCTCTCCCGCGTCATGCGCCTCCTCGTCCGCCGCAACATCTTCTCCGTCCACCACCCGTCCGACAGCGGGGACCCACTCTACGGCCTCACCGACTCGTCCCGCTGGCTGGTCCGGGACTCGGAGCTGAACCTCGTCCCGATGGTCATTATGGAGAACCACCCGCTCCAGCTTGCGCCGTGGCACTGCCTCGGCCAGTGCGTGAGGGAAGGCGGGATCGCGTTCCAGAAGGCGCACGGGGTGAAGATGTGGGAGTTCGCCGGGGACAACCCCGAGTTCAACAAGATGTTCAACGAGGCCATGGCGTGCACGGCCAAGATCATAATGAAGGCCGTCCTGGAGGCGTACGGGGACGGGTTCAGCCTCGTGGGGTCGGTAGTGGATGTGGGAGGCGGGACCGGGGGCGTGATCGCCGAGATCGTCAGGGCATATCCTCATATTCGGGGGATCAACTTCGACTTGCTGCACGTCGTGGCCACGGCGCCGGCTCACGACGGTGTGGAGCACGTGGGAGGCAGCATGTTCGAGGCCATTCCCAAGGCTGATGCGGTGTTTCTCAAG TGGGTTCTACACGACTGGGGAGACGAAGACTGCGTGAAGATACTGAAGAATTGCAGGAAAGCCATAGCATCGTCGGATCAGAAACCTGGGAAGCTCATAATGGTCGACCTGGTCCTTCTCGACCGGGAGGGCAGCGGTGGCCTGTTCGAGGACGTCGGAGTGACGTTCGACCTGCTCATGATGGCTCACCAGTCGGGAGGGAAGGAGAGGACGGAGTCTGAGTGGAAGCTGCTGCTGGAACAGGGCGGCTTCCCTCGCCACAACATCATCAAGATCCAAGCCCTGCCTTCCATTATCGAGGCATTTCCCCAGTAA
- the LOC120288938 gene encoding LOW QUALITY PROTEIN: probable aminotransferase TAT2 (The sequence of the model RefSeq protein was modified relative to this genomic sequence to represent the inferred CDS: inserted 2 bases in 2 codons): MENGAPAWKFRGNXGLSAATVITVRGVLSELKANLNADDGRTVVPLGHGDPSAFPCFRTTPVAEDAVVDALRSGKFNCYGPTVGILPARRAIADYLSCDLPYKLSPDDVNLTLGCKQAIEAILTVLACPGANILLPRPGFPAYDAFAKHNHLETRYFDLLPDKGWEVDLKGVEDLADESTVAMVIINPGNPCGSVYSYQHLKKVAETARKLGIMVIADEVYGHLAFGDTPFVPMGVFGSIAPVLTLGSISKRWIVPGWRLGWLVTNDPNGFLKDTGVFKSLKGFLDISSDPPTFIQGRSLTFLRKQMMIFFKIICILREAAEICYEKIQDIPCVTCPKKPEGGMFVMVKLNLSLLEGIKDDQEFCLKLAKEESVIVLPGIAVGMKNWLRITFAIDISSLEDGXGRIKAFYGRHAKK; the protein is encoded by the exons ATGGAGAACGGGGCGCCCGCCTGGAAGTTCCGGGGCA CGGGGCTCTCAGCCGCGACGGTCATCACCGTCCGCGGCGTCCTCTCCGAGCTGAAGGCAAATCTCAACGCCGACGACGGCCGCACCGTGGTCCCGCTCGGCCACGGCGACCCTTCCGCCTTCCCTTGCTTCCGCACGACCCCCGTCGCCGAGGACGCCGTCGTCGACGCTCTCCGCTCCGGCAAGTTCAACTGCTACGGCCCGACCGTCGGTATTCTTCCCGCCAGGAG GGCTATTGCTGATTATCTCTCTTGTGATCTCCCGTACAAATTATCACCAGATGATGTTAATCTGACACTCGGGTGCAAACAAGCAATTGAAGCCATATTAACAGTTCTCGCTTGCCCTGGGGCCAATATATTGCTTCCAAGACCTGGATTCCCAGCCTATGATGCATTTGCTAAACACAACCATCTTGAGACACGGTATTTCGATCTTCTTCCAGATAAGGGTTGGGAGGTTGATCTCAAGGGTGTTGAGGATCTTGCAGACGAGAGTACTGTCGCCATGGTTATCATCAATCCTGGCAATCCTTGTGGAAGTGTCTATAGCTACCAGCATCTAAAGAAG gttgCTGAAACAGCAAGGAAGCTTGGGATTATGGTAATTGCGGATGAAGTCTATGGTCATCTAGCTTTTGGGGATACTCCATTTGTTCCCATGGGTGTTTTTGGATCCATTGCACCTGTCTTGACATTGGGATCAATATCAAAGAGGTGGATTGTTCCAGGTTGGCGACTTGGTTGGCTTGTGACAAATGATCCCAATGGTTTTCTGAAAGACActggg GTTTTTAAGTCCCTTAAAGGATTTCTGGATATATCCTCTGATCCTCCTACATTTATCCAG GGGCGGTCCCTCACATTCTTGAGAAAacaaatgatgatttttttcaaaatcatttgcatactAAGAGAGGCTGCAGAAATATGTTATGAGAAGATTCAAGATATACCTTGCGTCACGTGCCCAAAAAAGCCAGAAGGAGGCATGTTTGTAATG GTCAAGTTGAATTTATCATTGTTGGAGGGCATAAAGGATGATCAGGAGTTCTGCTTAAAACTGGCTAAAGAAGAATCTGTTATTGTTCTGCCTG GGATAGCTGTTGGAATGAAGAACTGGCTTCGCATCACTTTTGCCATCGATATATCTTCTCTCGAAGATG CTGGAAGGATTAAGGCCTTCTATGGAAGGCatgccaaaaaataa